gcactgggctgaggggatggagggactgttctgccagccccagcctgcctgagcctccaggctcctctcccagagcgTCTGACGGGAGGAACCATCGACAGAACGGGGCATGTTCTAAggcagctccagccctggtgctGTCGGTGAGACGTGTTCTCGCAGCCCGGCCTGACGGGTCTTTGTGTTTCAGAACCTCGTCGTAACTGCAAGACACACAAAGCACGTACCATCATCGTAGCTGTCGTCCTCACCTTCGTGATCTTGGTTCTGATCGCTGCCATCGCTCATCTGGCAGGTGAATTTCCAATGCCCTTccccccctgcccttcctccccccgccctgtCTTTGCCTCCCTGGAGCTACTGTAGTCAGTCTCTCCTCATGGCCTGTCTAGCTTCAGCAGCTGGGCCAGAGGATTCCTGGAGGATGTTCCTTGCAGACCCttctcccgctccctcccagagacccGAATGTGAGGCCTCTCTCTGTGGGTTGGGATGAGCGGATCCATGTTAGCTCCCACCCGCAGAACTTGCAGCACTTTGGGCCCAGGTCCCCTTTGCCATGCCCCATGAGCAGTCACTTCCTGGGGGTGGTTGAGGGGACAAGATTCAGAGCAACAATGAGCCCTTTGCCTGCAGCATGTCACCCTGAGGTACCAGCCTGACCTTCCTGCATTGCTGGGTCATGCCCAGGGCCGGGCTGAAATGAGCCGCAGAATTCAGTGTCGACACCTCCATTATTGCAGCATTGAAACTCACCCCTTGAGGACTGTGGCAGTGAAGGGTCCCTTAGCTCATTCACTGCCCCGGTTTGCACAGACAGTGCATGTTAGTGCAGAGGGCGGCTGTTTGTGGTGAATGTGAACCCTGCTGTATCTGCCCAGTAGCCTGGGGAAGAGGGTGCTGTGACATGCTCCCAGCAGGGgatttctctctttccctgggattggatcaCTGGATCCCAGGAGGGTTTAGCGCTGGCAGAGGGTTGAATCCAGGTCAGTCTGCATTAGGAATCCTCTGTGCTGATGTAATGTCAGTGGAGGTGAATTGGTACAAACTGCTAATGTAGACAAGCTAGTGCAGCCAGGGGCTTGCCGTGGTGCAGATCACAGCAGTAAGTTGCCGCATGGCTCGCTCTGGTTCCAgtgcatctacaccaggggtgtgCACTGGTGTAACTATCTCACCCAGAGTGCACTGGAGCAAACTGTCCTGCTATCGGTAGGCCCgactcccagctccctgctgtaATGACAGGCTGTTGGAATGGGCAGCATTGGCTCACACAGTGCAAGGCAGCACCTGTGAGTTTGGGGTTGCGCACTTACAGGTGCAGGGAGCACCCCAGAACCTGTAGCATTTTGCAATGGGGGCACAGGGTGAAGGGGGCACCAGTTAGAGGCCCCGGAACTGAAAGCTCCTTGCTGTATTGCTCTTGTGCAATATTTAAAGGGGCCTAGTAggcctggcagcccctcccctgggggcCTACACAGTCACATATCCAGCACTCTGCAGAGGCTGTGAAATTTGAAATTGTGCTGCTCTCAGCTGCAGCCACTCCCTAAAATGAGTGATACAAATTATACACTGAAGAGATGCCATAAAATGTCTTATGCATGGACTGCTCTGCTCCATTCTGTGCATATGAGTGCATGGCTCTGCACCATTATCTGTAGGGAAATACATGCCTTGTGCACATGCTGCTTGTTCTTGGATCACAAAGGCTTCAGCACCTAATGTTCTTCCAAACTTAGGGCCAGGTTgaggtgaggtaataccttttactggacTGCCATGGGGGTCCACTCACCACAGAGGGTACCTcttcctggtcactctggggatcaGCTCCTTCCAGGTGCTGGGcctcctactgttactcacaccttcttgtcaactgtttgacaTGAGCcgccctgattaccactacaaaagtgactTTTTGTCCTgttaatagcccactttaattgaattgtctctaCCACCCCCcacttgataaggcaactcccatcttctcATGTACTGTTatatagatcttcctactgtattttccactccatgcatctgatgaagtggattatagcccacaaaagcttatgcccaaatgtaTGCCTCGTTGTTTTTGTTCCTCCTTTGGTGGTCTCTCCACCCATTGTTCTCTCTCTCCAGGAGCTCCAGCTCCCTCTGCATGACCAGGCAATCTGTTCTCCAATGCCTGCccagtgccacttccccagtggctggtagggaacctgggcctgcttTGTACTCCAGGTTCCAGTTCAGGGACCCTAGCCAAGCTCTGCACTAATCTGGACCTTGCTGCTTATCACTGGAGCTTTGCCTTGCCtatatcttttttcttttcttcctctttttccttcctttttcttctttctttgccagcccaagctccctcctcccaAGAGGTGACCACAGTctatgtccctgcagcccctttctgctctcagctcctctGCTTTATACAGGCCTCTTCTCTTCCCATCTGACTGTGCCTCATTTAAtcaatccctgctccctggctcttcctccaggtgcagcctggtcAATTGGCCCATTTAACCAACTTAACCCCTCCCAACCTTGTGCGGGGCAGACACCCCATCacgtggaccaacttctgctggtgcaaGGAACAAGCTTTTGGGCTACACAGATGCTCTTCAGGTCTGGCAAAAGTTCTCAGGGAgtcacaaggtggaacagatttagAATAAGTAATTACTGTGCATTctgagggaccattcaaggtggagtggctcattaacacctctgcggacataaaacaaaacaaggggGCTAGTGGGTCACAGATTGTTATACTTAGCCATAAATCCCGTGTCTCAGTCCAGGATtcttagtgtctagcaaagttatgactttaagcttccaggcttgtcttttgaaggtgttgggcaggtttcctttgaggatgagtactgagaggtcagatatcaAGTGATTACTTTGTAACAAGTGTTCAACCATGAGTGATAgtgggggtttttgttttttttaatgttctgtgagttcattcaagagtcatgattgtctgtctggtttcacccacatagtagttgttggggcatttgatgcattGGGTGAGGTTACCCCAGATATTGTATAGGCATGGGTGGGATCCATGGCTCTCGAAAGGTGTGTTGTGTTGATGATCATAGTTGTGGAGATACGACTGCAGACTTTGCATCTGTTGTCCTGGCAGAGTCTAGTGTCGCTTTGAGTGGTTGTGCCCTGATCTGTGGGGAATTTGCTTCTGATGAGGTTggagggttgtttgaaggccagaagggggggtttaggaaagatttctttcaggctgTGGTCCCCCCGGAGTATGTGTTGTAACGGTTTAATGATACCGCccatgggttccagtgtggggtgataACTCAGGGTGTGCGGTTGGGGGGGGGAGTCTTACTTTTGTGTTAAAGCAGGTtgtcttggggtatttgggttaGCAGCTCTTACCATAGTGACCCTAACAACTCTGTCTTTGGCTACTCATCCACTGCACTGGGCCTTTCACAGGTCTCCTTCATGGTGTACATGGGTGACCCTGCTGCTGCGCTCTTGGGGCATTGAAAGGGCTCCAGTGAGGGTTTCCAACGAGTTTCCTTCTTGCAGTGGTATGTGGGAGAAGAAATGGCTCTACATAAGAGATGAATCAAGTTAGGATGTTCCTGGTCTCTCAGTGTCACAGGCCCTCTCCCATTGCTTGAGGTCTGATGCCCCATAGTGGCCATTTTGTGTCCCTGACTGAAATTACTTCAAATCCCTCAGCTATTCACCTGCCTTTTATTCCTCAGAATGTGCAACTGTTGGTCTTGTGCCTGGGATGAAATGCTGTGAGCTGTGTGACACCCCTAGGCTGGGTGTGTCCCTTCCTGCCAGGCAAACATAACCTGGCAAACATCTCCATCGCCATAGGTCTGGCTGTGCTGGACGGGCCCGGGCAGCGGGTGTTCAGTCTGGTGAAGGGAAGGGAGTTTGTTCTCATCTTCATCTCAACCTGCCTCTCCTGGGGAGCCGAGTGCAGAGCAGGCACAGGGGAGAAGCAGCCCAGGCCCCAGGCTAGCAGGATTCTTCGGGGTAACAGACCTGCCAAATCATTTTGGATTTGATCTCTTATCTATTAATTAttgtccacccccaccccgataactgtcccctccctctgcagctccctgcccaccccctgctctaacactGAGCTTGGGCCCAGCTCTGTGCTGGGTTTCATGGCATGAGCTCTCTGTCAGCTGCATCCCTATTGAATAGGAACCCAAGAGTGAGGCCAGGGTCAGATAACCCCCCTCTGGGGCTGGATTCCCAGTGTCctcctggctccctcccagcacctgccagGGTTGGAGGTGTCTCAGaagcctggggctcaggggctcatCTCCCCGTGTTCTCCTCATGGCTGGGCGGCAGGTCCCACTCACACCACATGTTACTGTCTCATTCTCAGTGCTGAGACCGAAGCTTCAGTCAACTGATCTGGGGCCCCCTGCTGTGCCCTGGTGCCCGGACGGCTGGGTCGGGTACCGAGGGAAATGCTACTATTTCTCTGAGACTGAAGGGAACTGGAACTACAGCCGGAGCAACTGCTCCTCCCTCggcgcctccctggctgggatcgaCAGTGAGCAGGAATTGGTGAGCTACTCTCTCATTGCGATACACTGGCCTtggcacagcagctgctgcagtagGAACTGGGGGCGAGGAGCAGCTCTGAGCCCTCTTGTGCTGGGAGGACGGAGCGAATGAACAACCAGCAGCtgaatcccagccctggctagACCCAGGGCTCCCCTATGGTCACACCCAAACGCTAGAGATCACCCACTCTCAGCTGCCCCCACCCTTCCGTAGGAGACAGCCCCTCTCTAGGGCTGGGCTGGCTTGGGCATCTCCTGGGCTGTTGGCTGCCTGGAGTGGGATGGAGAACACAGGCAGTGCTCCTGTTCTGGGGGTGAGAAAGGAGCGGCCAGCTGAggattgggggctgggggggctcctctCTCACTGGCTGAGGATGGAGAGCAGTgactcaacctttccagaccactgtacccctttcaggaggctgatgtATCTTGTGTACCCCCAGTTTCATCTCACTTGAACTTCTTGCTTACAAATACAGCCACTATTACTGACAAACTGCTGCCTTTCTCACTTCTACCATATAATTATATAATTAATTGGAATAGAAATATTGAAAATACTTGTCAGTGTACAGTACATAGacactgacttgtttatactgctctgtatgaaatgttagtttgaactgacttcactagtgcttttcatgtagcttgttgtaaaactaggcaaatctctagatgagttgatgtgcccctggaagacccctgcgtacccccaggggtacacatacctctggttgagaaccactgatgcaGAGGGTCTTCTCACTTCCCCTTCTTGGCTGAGGATGGGGGTTTGGGGGCCTCCTCTTAGCATTGACCACTCCCTTTTCAGAttgacccctcccctcccttgactccctccctcctcctacctTGCTGTGGTGAGCGGCGGCTGCTCTGTGAGAAGAGACGTCTCTGCAGAGAGCTCAGACCCAGCAGCTGCCCCCAGGCTGGGGGAACTTGGGGTGCGGGTGACTGGGAGCACAGGGGCGGAGCTGCTGTGTTTGGTGGGAGGGTTAATACTGCCTGGGTGATCTTGTGCTTTGCACAAGAGGGGGAAATCCAGTGTCCTTCTGAAAATAAATTGAGCCCCTTCAATGTGTGACTGGGATTCTctacagcccagagccctggggggatgcgggggagggggcaccagAGCTGGGACTGATCCATAATGTCCCTTGGCTTTCTTTAAGATGTTCCTGCTGCACTATAAGGATGTCTGTGACCACTGGATCGGCCTCCGGAGGGAGCAGGGACAGCCCTGGAAATGGACCAACGGCACCAAATTCAGCCACCTGTGAGTCTGTCACCCCTGTGTACTAATTCCCTGGGCTTGGGGTTTCTGGTATCTGAGCTGTTTAAGTTCAGGTGGATCCACCATTCAGTGCAACTGGAACAACCAGACACGACCCTGGTCCAGTCACGTCCTGCATGTATCAGAGACTGATGGGAGCCGGCGTGTCCC
Above is a window of Mauremys reevesii isolate NIE-2019 unplaced genomic scaffold, ASM1616193v1 Contig78, whole genome shotgun sequence DNA encoding:
- the LOC120394793 gene encoding C-type lectin domain family 2 member D-like, whose product is MESATGAAESEVPLQELCVGGNGHLETVGEPEPRRNCKTHKARTIIVAVVLTFVILVLIAAIAHLAVLRPKLQSTDLGPPAVPWCPDGWVGYRGKCYYFSETEGNWNYSRSNCSSLGASLAGIDSEQELMFLLHYKDVCDHWIGLRREQGQPWKWTNGTKFSHLFRIRGGSDCAYLNDKKGVSSSRCSMERRWICSKLRCM